A region of Siniperca chuatsi isolate FFG_IHB_CAS linkage group LG23, ASM2008510v1, whole genome shotgun sequence DNA encodes the following proteins:
- the LOC122871067 gene encoding cyclin-dependent kinase inhibitor 1B-like: protein MIRAEYACVIPVTLHLKGILLGNRSLKGFGCCLWGVFPCHMCNKMSDVRLSNASPTLERVDARQPDNVRPPVNRNLFGRPDPEEIRRNLAESIQENVQGFMEEYNFDPVNDIPLSPRRFNWQEDSDAPEFYHRPPHGRQRPQRDEDLPGDNNRQDAEGSSGRQSDRQPDRKGSRKRRSGAIGPCSSECQSKRPHTDGDDDDEDESDGAASQAVKAAEERPSRPENSAEVQ, encoded by the exons ATGATACGCGCGGAGTATGCATGCGTCATTCCTGTGACTTTGCATTTGAAAGGAATACTACTTGGAAATAGAAGTTTAAAAGGGTTTGGTTGTTGTTTGTGGGGTGTTTTCCCTTGTCATATGTGCAACAAAATGTCAGATGTTCGCCTTTCTAATGCGAGCCCGACATTGGAGAGGGTGGATGCGAGGCAGCCAGACAACGTCAGACCTCCGGTCAACAGAAACCTCTTCGGCAGACCCGACCCAGAGGAGATACGGAGGAATTTGGCGGAATCGATACAGGAAAATGTGCAGGGTTTTATGGAGGAGTACAATTTCGATCCCGTTAACGACATACCGCTCAGTCCGCGCCGCTTCAATTGGCAGGAGGACAGCGACGCACCGGAGTTTTATCACAGACCGCCTCACGGGAGACAGCGGCCCCAGCGAGATGAGGACTTGCCCGGCGACAACAACCGGCAGGATGCCGAGGGGAGCAGCGGAAGGCAGTCGGATCGCCAACCAGACAGAAAGGGTTCGAGGAAAAGACGTTCGGGGGCTATAG GTCCCTGCTCCAGCGAGTGTCAGAGTAAAAGGCCGCATACCGACGGagacgatgatgatgaagacGAGTCGGACGGTGCAGCAAGTCAGGCGGTAAAAGCCGCGGAGGAGAGACCGAGCAGGCCGGAGAACAGCGCGGAGGTCCAGTGA
- the cdpf1 gene encoding cysteine-rich DPF motif domain-containing protein 1 — MEHTTSEPPQKTFTCQLCGLSSPFTYYGQKPPNTRAIVLLEECFVTRDPFSPDKEKFLVLGSNCSLCSMCVCVGSDCSIFYTKRFCIQCVNKHLDQFPHQIQAELAKKKQSFKAAVS, encoded by the exons ATGGAGCACACTACAAGTGAACCCCCTCAAAAAACCTTTACTTGCCAGTTGTGTGGTTTAAGTAGCCCTTTTACTTACTACGGCCAGAAACCACCAAACACCAGAGCCATTGT GTTGCTTGAGGAGTGTTTTGTGACCAGGGACCCCTTCAGTCCGGACAAGGAAAAGTTTCTTGTTTTGGGCTCTAACTGCAGCCTctgcagcatgtgtgtctgtgttggatCG GACTGCAGTATTTTCTACACCAAGAGGTTCTGCATACAGTGTGTGAACAAGCACTTGGACCAGTTCCCCCATCAGATTCAGGCCGAGCTGGCCAAGAAGAAGCAGAGCTTCAAGGCTGCCGTCTCATGA